The Dromaius novaehollandiae isolate bDroNov1 chromosome 5, bDroNov1.hap1, whole genome shotgun sequence genome window below encodes:
- the SLC5A12 gene encoding sodium-coupled monocarboxylate transporter 2 translates to MSNFIAPEIEKFAPWDYVVFAALFLVSASIGVFFAIKERKKKSSKEFLVGGRQMTCGPIAFSLTSSFMSAVTVLGTPSEVYRYGASFILFFLSYTLVIIFTSELFVPVFYRSGITSTYEYLELRFNKVVRFAATLIYILQTILYTGIVVYAPSLALNQVTGFDLWGSVAATGVVCTFYCTLGGLKAVVWTDAFQMIVMVAGFATVLIRGTILNGGPTSIWQRASEGSRLNIFDFDVDPLRRHTFWTIVIGGAFTWLGLYGVNQSTIQRCISCKSEKHAKLALYLNLLGLWIVLVCAVFSGLVMYSHYKDCDPWTARFISAPDQLMPYFVMDIFSSMPGVPGLFVACAFSGTLSTVAASINALATVTFEDFVKKRFPDISEKTSTWVSKGLCVLFGALCTAMAVAASLLGGVVQASLTIHGMCGGPMLGLFTLGIIFPCVNWKGAIGGLLTGITLAFWVAIGSFVYPAPSAKAIPLDLSTASCAVANGTDTLTTAAPTVPPARPLLADTWYSLSYLYFSAIGCLGCAAAGLLISFATGPSKGEDIPPILIKPVCNLFCFWSQRLKTLCWCGVQHSSKDVDFENNMPKVTTKKTETDDTFQNKVEKEHRSQLPGYNPEEKSYTNRSTESRL, encoded by the exons ATGTCCAACTTCATAGCTCCAGAAATCGAAAAGTTTGCGCCTTGGGACTATGTTGTTTTTGCAGCACTATTTTTAGTATCTGCTAGCATTGGAGTCTTTTTTGCaattaaagagaggaaaaagaaaagttcaaagGAATTTTTGGTGGGCGGCAGGCAGATGACATGCGGACCAATAGCCTTCTCTCTCACATCCAGCTTCATGTCAGCGGTAACAGTTCTGGGGACACCATCAGAAGTTTATCGCTATGGGGCAtccttcattcttttctttctttcctatacGCTTGTCATCATCTTTACTTCTGAACTTTTTGTACCTGTATTTTACAGATCTGGCATCACAAGTACTTATGAG TATTTGGAGTTAAGATTTAACAAAGTGGTCCGTTTTGCTGCAACGCTGATCTACATCCTGCAGACG ATCCTTTACACTGGAATAGTGGTTTATGCTCCATCACTGGCTCTCAACCAAG TCACTGGATTTGATCTCTGGGGTTCTGTAGCTGCAACAGGAGTTGTCTGCACTTTCTACTGCACTTTG gGAGGACTAAAAGCTGTTGTCTGGACAGATGCCTTTCAAATGATCGTCATGGTGGCTGGCTTCGCAACGGTTTTGATCCGGGGGACTATTCTGAACGGTGGCCCGACCAGCATCTGGCAACGCGCCTCTGAAGGATCACGACTAAACATATTTGA CTTCGATGTGGATCCTTTAAGGCGACACACCTTTTGGACAATCGTCATCGGGGGAGCTTTCACGTGGCTGGGACTCTACGGAGTCAACCAGTCCACAATACAGAGATGCATTTCTTGCAAAtcagaaaagcatgcaaaact gGCACTTTACCTCAATTTATTGGGACTTTGGATAGTCCTGGTGTGCGCAGTATTTTCTGGTTTGGTGATGTATTCGCATTATAAGGACTGTGACCCTTGGACTGCTCGTTTCATTTCAGCACCTGATCAG CTTATGCCCTATTTTGTTATGGACATTTTTTCTTCGATGCCGGGAGTGCCGGGACTATTTGTCGCCTGTGCGTTCAGCGGAACACTAAG caCAGTGGCCGCAAGCATTAACGCTTTAGCAACTGTTACTTTTGAAGACTTTGTCAAGAAACGTTTCCCAGACATCTCCGAGAAGACGAGCACATGGGTCAGCAAAGGCTTAT GTGTGCTCTTCGGCGCGCTGTGCACGGCCATGGCGGTGGCCGCCTCGCTGCTCGGGGGCGTCGTGCAG GCCTCCCTCACCATTCACGGGATGTGCGGGGGGCCCATGCTGGGGCTCTTTACCCTGGGAATCATCTTTCCTTGCGTTAACTGGAAG GGTGCAATCGGAGGCCTGTTAACCGGGATCACGTTAGCTTTCTGGGTTGCAATCGGCTCTTTTGTTTACCCGGCGCCCTCGGCCAAGGCCATCCCTCTGGACCTGTCCACAGCCAGCTGCGCGGTAGCCAACGGCACCGACACGCTCACCACTGCGGCTCCCACCGTGCCTCCAGCCAG GCCGCTGCTGGCAGACACCTGGTACTCCCTGTCCTACCTCTACTTCAGTGCCATCGGCTGCCTCGGCTGCGCAGCCGCAGGACTACTTATCAGCTTTGCCACAG GACCCAGCAAAGGAGAAGATATTCCCCCAATATTAATTAAGCCAGTGTGcaacttgttttgcttttggtcTCAGAGGCTCAAAACTTTATGCTGGTGtggtgtgcagcacagcagcaaagAT gtggACTTTGAAAACAATATGCCTAAAGTTAccacaaagaaaactgaaacagatGACACCTTCCAGAACAAAGTCGAGAAAGAACACCGAAGCCAGTTACCTGGTTACAATCCTGAGGAAAAATCCTACACCAATAGGAGCACAGAATCTCGCCTCTAG